In Kaistella sp. 97-N-M2, the sequence AAACTTTCAAATCCTGTTGAAGGAATGACGGGCGTTTACGTTTTGGTGAAAAAATCTGAAACCATCAACAAACAACCGGGAGACATCAAACAGGTTACACAGTCGATCGCCGGCCAAAATGCACAGCAGTTCGGACAGTTTTTACTGAAGAGTCTTCAGGATAATGCCAATATTAAAGATTACCGCATAGAAGTTTACAATAAAGCTGCACAACAGCAATAATTGAAAACACAGGTTTATATACACAGAAAGCGACTTCAAACGGTCGCTTTCTGTGTGTCCGGACTTTACATAATAAGTGGATGTTTATTTAAAATGTATTATATTTGTTCCTTAAAAATTACAGAAAAGTGAAGTTCACAAAGGAAATAAAGGCAGGATTAATCGCCCTTTTAGCGATAATAGGATTTGTAATATTATTCCAGTTTATGAAGGGCAAAAGCCTTTTCACTACCGATAATGTTTTTTACGCAAAATTTGATAATGTTGAAGGTCTTGAAGCCTCTAATCCCGTATCCATCAATGGATTAAAGGTTGGGCAGGTTGATAAGATTATTCCGCTTACCGAAGCGGACGGAAAGATTCATTTCGTCGTAACCGTAACGGTTGACGACAATTTCGAATTTTCAAAACGTTCTACTTTGGAGATTTTCGAGCCCGGATTGATGTCCGGCAAAGAGATGCGTATCAATTTGGCCTATGGTCAGCCGATGGCGAAAGACGGCGATACGCTGAAGGGCGCCTTCACTTTGTCGATGTTGAATAATATTTCTTCGCAAGTGGGTCCCGTAAAAGATCAACTTCAAATTGTGTTGAGAAGGGTAGATTCTTTAACGAACAATGCAAATGCAATTTTAAACGATCAAAACAAAGCCGAAATCCGAAATCTGTTGCTTAACCTAAACAGAACCGTGGCGTCTTTCGAGGGAACTTCGCGCCAAACAAATGCCTTATTGGCGAACAACGATCCGCGAATTCAAAAAATGTTAGATAATGCCAATCTTGCGACCATCAGCGCAAAAACAGCCATCGATAAGTACGGCCGCGTTGCCGATGAGGTCGACGTTGAGAAACTCAATAATACCATTGATAAGCTCAGCATCACTGCCGATAAATTAAACGGCGTGATCTCCGGCGTTCAAAATGGCGAAGGAAGTTTGGGTAAACTGACGAAAGACGAACAGCTTTACAATAATTTAAACACAGCTTCCGACAATCTCAATAAACTAATTGAAGATTTAAAAGCTAATCCAAAACGCTACCTCAACTTTTCCGTTTTTGGGAAGAATATAAAAGACTAAAACTTTTGCAATATGCAATATATTGACAATATTATCTTCTTTATTGCCCTTCTCGCAGGGTTTGGACTTTTTTTAAAAGCTTTAAAGAAATCTACCGGAACATACGCCTTGGGAAGGAAATCGACCGCACCGACAATCCTGCGCTTCGTTGGAAAACCATGGGGAAGGTCGCTCTGGGGCAGAGTAAAATGGTGAAACGTCCTGTTGCAGGGTTTTTGCACATTTTAGTTTACGTCGGTTTTATTATTATCAATTTTGAATTGCTCGAAATAGTGGTTGATGGTATTTTCGGTACGCACCGCTTTTTGGCGGCCATTTTTGGAGAAAGTTTTTACAGCTTTTTCACTGCAACTTTAGAGGTTTTAGCAGTTTTGGTCGTTATCGCAGTAGTTCTTTTCTTTATCCGTCGTAATTTTTACGGCATCAGGAGATTTCAGATGAAAGAACTTTTCGGCTGGCCGAAAAACGATGCCAACTGGATTTTGGTCATTGAATTTGCTTTGATGATGGCTTTCTTCACCATGAACGCGTCCGATTGGGTTTTGCAGCAAAAGGGAGTTTTTGCGGCGCATGGCAGTTTTCCCATCTCTGTAAATTTAATGGGACCGATTTTTCAGAATTTTAGCGTGGGAACTTTAGAATTTATTGAGAGAGGCGCCTGGTGGTTTCATATTTTAGGGATTTTGTTCTTCATGAATTATCTTTATTATTCCAAACACTTACACATTATTTTGGCTTTTCCGAACACTTGGTTTGCCAACTTAAAACCGAAAGGACAGTTCAACAATTTAGATTCCGTTACCGCAGAAATCAAATTAATGATGGATCCGAATGCTGATCCGTACGCCGCTGCGCCGGAAGCAGATCCGAACGCAGTTCCCGATAAATTTGGCGCGAGCGATATTTTCGATCTGAATCAGGTTCAATTGCTTAACGCCTATTCCTGCACGGAATGTGGCCGCTGTACCGCGGTTTGTCCTGCAAATATCACGGGCAAAAAACTGTCCCCACGGAAAATCATGATGGATATTCCGAGACCGAATTGAAGAAGTAGGTAAAAACATCAATAAAAACGGAAAGTTTGTAGACGACGGTAAAAAATTACTCGACGATCATATATTAAGAGAAGAACTTTGGGCCTGTACCACTTGTAACGCGTGTGTTGAAGCTTGTCCGGTCCTCATCGATCCGCTTTCTATTATTGTTGATATGCGTCGTTTTTTGGTTATGGAACAATCTTCCGCACCCAGCGAACTGAACGTGATGATGGCCAATGTGGAAAACAATGCGGCGCCGTGGGCTTATAATCAGGCCGACCGTCTCAATTGGGCGAACGAATAAATATATAAACCTTTCTACATACGCTCATTCAAACTGAATTTTTTATCAAACAATGGCAGAAATTATTTCATACGAACCAAAGTACGCACAGGATTTTAAAAACCTCAATACCGCCTGGTTAGAAAAGTATTTCGTTGTTGAACCTTATGATGCAGAAGTGCTCTCGAATCCGGAAAAGTATATTTTAGAGAAAGGTGGTGAGATCTTTTTCCTGCTTGAAGACGGCAGAGCCATCGGAACTTTCGCTTTAATGTACAATGACCTCGGAGAATTGGAATTTACTAAAATGGCTGTAATAGAAGACTCCAAAGGCAAGGGCTACGGTAACCTGCTGATGCAGCACTGCATTGATGAAGCCAGAAAGATGGGGGCCGACGACTTAATTTTGTATTCCAGTACGTCGTTGAAGGCTGCCATTAATCTCTATAACAAATTCGGCTTCAAAGAAATTCCCGTTGGAAAATCGGAGTACGCACGATGTGATATTAAAATGGTAAAACATTTAAAATAAAATTTAAAATTGATAATCTAACATGGATTTCACCATAAAAACAATGGCAGAATATGCTGCTGAAGGAAAAGCACCCGAAGTTTTATTTTTCGTGGGTTGCGCCGGAAGTTTCGACGACCGTGCAAAAAAGATCACGAAAGCGTTCTGCAAAATCTTAAATAAAGTCGGGATAGAATTTGCGGTGCTTGGCAAAGAGGAATCCTGCAACGGAGATCCTGCAAAACGCGCCGGAAACGAATTTGTTTTCCAGATGATGGCCTTAACCAACATCGAAATCCTAAACGGGTACGGCGTTAAGAAAATTGTAACCACCTGTCCGCATTGCTTTAATATTCTTAAAAATGAATATCCCGGATTAGGCGGAAATTACGAGGTTATGCACCATACGCAGTTCCTTCGCAAACTAATGGAGGAAGGACGTCTGAAAATTGAAGGCGGAACATTTAAAGGAAAAAAAATCACCTTTCACGATCCGTGTTATTTAGGGAGAGGGAATGGCGAGTATGAAGCGCCCCGCCAGCTTTTAGAAAAATTGGATGCCGAACTCGTCGAAATGAAACGCTGCAAATCCAACGGATTATGCTGTGGTGCCGGCGGTGCGCAAATGTTTAAAGAACCGGAACCCGGCAATAAAGACATCAACGTCGAAAGAACAGAAGAAGCTTTAAGCGAAAAGCCCAACATCATCGCCACGGGTTGTCCTTTCTGCAATACGATGATAACCGATGGCGTAAAACATTTTAACAATACGGAAGTAGCGGTGAAAGATATTGCCGAACTTTTAGCAGAAGCCGACGATTTATAATGAGAAAAAACATGCTTTACTTTCTTATCGTTGCCGGAGCCTTACTGTTTATTTTGAACATCTGGTCTTCCGATTTCGATACGCAGAAAATAAATTTCTGGAGTGCCGGCGCAAGCATCCTCATGGTGGTCTTAGGATTTCTCGAACTTAAAAAAGTGAAAAAAAATGAAAATTGAAGAATCAACAATAGTAGAGACCAATGATTATCGGGTAATTATTTATCCGGCTTCACGACCCTTCACGCCAAAAGAAAGCAAAGTTATTACAGAAAAGTTATACGATTTTTTGGCTACTTGGGCTGCACACGGAAAACCACTTTCGTCCTCTTTTAAGATTGAAAGAAATCAGTTTATCGTCGTTTGCGTTGATGAGGAGAAAGAAGCTGCATCCGGATGTTCTATCGATGCCCTGGGCGGTGTAATGCGCGAAATTGATCAGGACTATCAACTCAGTTTATTCGACCGCATGAAAGCCAGTTTTGTGGAGAATGGCGAAACCAAAACGTTGAAATTACAGGATTTTAGAAAAGGTTTAAAAGAGGGCACCATCAGCCAGGATATACAGGTCTTCGATTTTTCCAAGAACCAGTACGTTGCTTTTCTCAGCGATTTTTTACTTCCTTTGAAGAGAAGCTGGGCCGGAATTTAT encodes:
- a CDS encoding GNAT family N-acetyltransferase, with amino-acid sequence MAEIISYEPKYAQDFKNLNTAWLEKYFVVEPYDAEVLSNPEKYILEKGGEIFFLLEDGRAIGTFALMYNDLGELEFTKMAVIEDSKGKGYGNLLMQHCIDEARKMGADDLILYSSTSLKAAINLYNKFGFKEIPVGKSEYARCDIKMVKHLK
- a CDS encoding (Fe-S)-binding protein, which translates into the protein MDFTIKTMAEYAAEGKAPEVLFFVGCAGSFDDRAKKITKAFCKILNKVGIEFAVLGKEESCNGDPAKRAGNEFVFQMMALTNIEILNGYGVKKIVTTCPHCFNILKNEYPGLGGNYEVMHHTQFLRKLMEEGRLKIEGGTFKGKKITFHDPCYLGRGNGEYEAPRQLLEKLDAELVEMKRCKSNGLCCGAGGAQMFKEPEPGNKDINVERTEEALSEKPNIIATGCPFCNTMITDGVKHFNNTEVAVKDIAELLAEADDL
- a CDS encoding MlaD family protein, with amino-acid sequence MKFTKEIKAGLIALLAIIGFVILFQFMKGKSLFTTDNVFYAKFDNVEGLEASNPVSINGLKVGQVDKIIPLTEADGKIHFVVTVTVDDNFEFSKRSTLEIFEPGLMSGKEMRINLAYGQPMAKDGDTLKGAFTLSMLNNISSQVGPVKDQLQIVLRRVDSLTNNANAILNDQNKAEIRNLLLNLNRTVASFEGTSRQTNALLANNDPRIQKMLDNANLATISAKTAIDKYGRVADEVDVEKLNNTIDKLSITADKLNGVISGVQNGEGSLGKLTKDEQLYNNLNTASDNLNKLIEDLKANPKRYLNFSVFGKNIKD